The sequence CGGCGCGCAACGCGCCGAACCAGGCCTGGTCCACCTTGTCGAGGTACGCCAGGACGAGGTCGTCCTTGCGGGGGAAGTGCTTGTAGAGGGTCGCCTTGGCCACCCCGGACTCGGCGATCACCGTGTCCACCCCGACGCCGCGCGGGCCGTGGGCGTAGAAGAGCCGGAAGGCGGTGTCCAGGATGCGGTCGCGCGCGCCCTGCCGCGCCCCCGCCGTCGGGCCGATCGCCGCCATCGTCACCACCTCCGTCGCTGCTGGTCAACAGCATACCGACTGGTCTGTCCACCGGGTCGGCGCGGTGGCGGTGCTGCCCCTTCTCCGGAGGCCTCTTGCGGGTAGACAGACCTGTCTGTTAGCTTCCTCATCGGCCGGGCGGCCCGGCTTTACGACGACGACAGGAGCGCACGATGAAGATCGCGGTACTGGGCACCGGCATGGTGGGGCAGGCCCTGGCGGGACGGCTGGCGCAGCTCGGCCACGAGGTGAAGGTCGGCACCCGGGACGTCGCTGCCACCCTCGCCCGCACCGACCCGGACGGCATGGGCAACCCGCCCTACTCCCGGTGGGCGCAGGCCCACCCGCAGGTCGGCCTGACCACCTTCGCCGAGGCGGTCGCCGACGCCGAGCTGCTCGTCAATGCCACCTCCGGCGCGGTGTCGCTGGACGCGCTCGCCGCCGCCGGCGCGGAACAGCTGGCCGGCAAGGTGCTGCTCGACATCGCCAACCCGCTCGACTTCTCCCGGGGCTTCCCGCCCAGCCTGTTCGTCTCCGACACCGACTCCCTCGGCGAGCGGATCCAGGCCGCGTACCCGGAGCTGAAGGTGGTCAAGGCGCTCAACACCCTCACCGCCGAGCTGATGGTCGACGCGAAG comes from Micromonospora purpureochromogenes and encodes:
- a CDS encoding NADPH-dependent F420 reductase, which encodes MKIAVLGTGMVGQALAGRLAQLGHEVKVGTRDVAATLARTDPDGMGNPPYSRWAQAHPQVGLTTFAEAVADAELLVNATSGAVSLDALAAAGAEQLAGKVLLDIANPLDFSRGFPPSLFVSDTDSLGERIQAAYPELKVVKALNTLTAELMVDAKALAGGEHSVFVAGNDADAKRTVTELLESFGHADIIDLGDITGARGVEMLLPVWLRLMGTLNTPRFQFKIVR